One window of Corynebacterium doosanense CAU 212 = DSM 45436 genomic DNA carries:
- a CDS encoding helix-turn-helix domain-containing protein, with the protein MTIAELSKRVDITPANLSKLKNNRARAIRFDTLVALCDALGCQPGDLLTVSGD; encoded by the coding sequence ATGACCATCGCCGAGTTGTCCAAGCGCGTGGACATCACGCCGGCGAACCTGTCGAAGTTGAAGAACAACCGCGCGCGGGCCATCAGGTTCGACACCCTCGTGGCCCTCTGCGACGCGCTGGGGTGCCAGCCCGGCGATCTGCTCACGGTGTCCGGAGATTAA
- a CDS encoding P-II family nitrogen regulator produces the protein MKLITAVVKPFTLPRILEKLVELGIHGMTVTETQGYGRQRGQSEVYRGAEFATDFVPKVKIEIVVTDESLDAVCDAVVAAAHTGKIGDGKLWVTSVDTVIRVRTGERDDDAV, from the coding sequence ATGAAGCTGATCACGGCCGTCGTCAAGCCTTTCACCCTCCCGCGGATCCTGGAGAAGCTCGTCGAACTGGGCATTCACGGCATGACCGTCACCGAGACCCAGGGCTACGGCCGCCAGCGCGGGCAGTCCGAGGTCTACCGCGGCGCCGAATTCGCCACCGACTTCGTGCCCAAGGTCAAGATCGAGATCGTGGTCACCGACGAGTCGCTCGACGCGGTCTGCGACGCCGTGGTGGCCGCCGCGCACACCGGCAAGATCGGTGACGGCAAACTCTGGGTCACCTCGGTCGACACCGTCATCCGGGTACGTACGGGGGAGCGTGACGACGACGCGGTCTAG
- the ftsY gene encoding signal recognition particle-docking protein FtsY, translating to MGSMNMTLLWIIVAIVVVVLILIGVLVAVGNRRKKAKTVSFDRKDDAPKELTQQEKSGNYQAAGGFAFSPAGTAQPVSEPVLRDDQDLTPRETPQAEPETPVFEDVAEDVIADDADRAEIEETTQEPVIDPREEAEEAAEAAASTADAAAEAKEQTPPPAAEPAPAPAPAPTEEIAPAAGRLGRLRGNLSRSQNALGQGLLGVLTAGDLDEDAWEEIEDTLIMADLGSALTMKVTESLRHKFAERGVTSEAEARAMLRETLIEAGRPELDRSIKAVPSEGKPAVILVVGVNGTGKTTTTGKLARVLVSMGHKVLLGAADTFRAAAADQLETWGRRVGATTVRGKEGADPAAVAFDAVARGVEERADVVIIDTAGRLHTATGLMDQLGKVKRVVEKKSAVDEVLLVLDATVGQNGLMQARVFREVVDITGVVLTKLDGTAKGGIVFQVQEELGVPVKLVGLGEGADHLAPFEVEGFVDALLGS from the coding sequence ATGGGGAGCATGAATATGACTCTGCTCTGGATCATTGTCGCCATCGTCGTGGTCGTGCTGATTCTCATCGGCGTGCTCGTGGCCGTGGGCAACCGACGCAAAAAAGCCAAGACGGTCTCCTTCGACAGGAAGGACGACGCGCCCAAGGAGCTCACGCAGCAGGAGAAGTCGGGCAACTACCAGGCCGCCGGCGGTTTCGCGTTCTCCCCGGCGGGGACCGCGCAGCCGGTTTCGGAGCCCGTGCTTCGCGACGACCAGGATCTCACCCCGCGGGAGACCCCGCAGGCCGAGCCCGAGACCCCGGTGTTCGAGGACGTGGCCGAGGACGTCATCGCGGATGACGCTGACCGGGCCGAGATCGAGGAGACCACGCAGGAGCCGGTCATCGATCCGCGGGAGGAAGCGGAGGAAGCGGCCGAGGCGGCCGCGAGCACCGCAGATGCCGCCGCAGAGGCGAAGGAGCAGACCCCGCCCCCGGCGGCCGAGCCCGCTCCGGCGCCGGCACCGGCTCCGACCGAGGAGATCGCACCCGCCGCGGGCCGCCTGGGCCGCCTGCGGGGCAACCTGTCGCGCTCGCAGAACGCCCTGGGCCAGGGGCTGCTCGGCGTGCTCACCGCGGGCGATCTCGACGAAGACGCGTGGGAGGAGATCGAGGACACGCTCATCATGGCCGACCTCGGCTCCGCCCTGACCATGAAGGTGACGGAATCCCTGCGGCACAAGTTCGCCGAGCGGGGAGTGACCTCCGAGGCCGAGGCCCGCGCGATGCTGCGGGAGACGCTCATCGAGGCCGGCCGGCCCGAACTCGACCGTTCCATCAAGGCGGTGCCCTCCGAGGGCAAACCCGCGGTGATCCTCGTCGTGGGTGTCAACGGCACCGGTAAGACCACCACCACGGGCAAACTCGCCCGGGTGCTGGTGTCCATGGGCCACAAGGTGTTGCTCGGCGCGGCCGACACCTTCCGCGCGGCGGCCGCCGATCAGCTGGAGACCTGGGGCCGTCGCGTCGGGGCCACCACCGTGCGCGGCAAGGAGGGCGCCGACCCCGCTGCGGTTGCCTTCGATGCCGTGGCCAGGGGCGTGGAGGAGCGCGCCGACGTGGTCATCATCGACACGGCCGGACGGCTGCACACCGCGACCGGCCTGATGGACCAGCTGGGCAAGGTCAAACGCGTCGTGGAGAAGAAGTCCGCCGTGGACGAGGTGCTCCTCGTGCTCGACGCCACCGTCGGTCAGAACGGGCTCATGCAGGCCCGGGTGTTCCGCGAGGTCGTGGACATCACCGGCGTGGTGCTCACCAAGCTGGACGGCACCGCCAAGGGTGGCATCGTCTTCCAGGTCCAGGAGGAGCTCGGGGTTCCCGTCAAGCTGGTGGGCCTCGGCGAGGGTGCGGATCACCTCGCCCCCTTCGAGGTCGAGGGGTTTGTGGACGCGCTGCTGGGCAGCTAA
- the ffh gene encoding signal recognition particle protein, producing MFETLSDRLSGALSGLRGKGKLTEADIDATAREIRLALLEADVSLTVVRALIKRIKDRALGAEVSAALNPAQQVVKIVNEELVQILGGETRRLQLAKNPPTVIMLAGLQGAGKTTLAGKLSKHLKKQGHTPMLVACDLQRPGAVQQLQIVGERAGVPTFAPDPGTSIDSHEHEMGTSHGDPVQVAQRGINEARRTQHDVVIIDTAGRLGIDETLMTQARDIRDAVNPDEVLFVIDSMIGQDAVLTAEAFAQGVDFTGVVLTKLDGDARGGAALSIREVTGKPILYASTGEKLEDFDVFHPERMASRILGMGDILSLIEQAESVFDQEQAESAAAKIGSGEMTLNDFLDQLMMVRRLGPLGTIMKMLPGGKEMNQMADMVDEKQLDRIQAMIRGMTPEERDNPKILNASRRKRIANGSGVSVSELNQLVERFFEAKKMMSQMAGKMGMGGPGMQRSATKKKPKGRKGKNGKRKPAKSRPNQPQMPGGMPGGMDMSQLQKMAEQMESQGGGMPGMPGMPKLPGMGGGAPKPADQPKGMDNIDVNNLDFNAAMERLRGKK from the coding sequence GTGTTTGAGACTCTGTCCGATCGCCTGTCCGGTGCCCTGAGCGGGCTGCGCGGCAAGGGCAAACTCACCGAGGCGGACATCGACGCCACCGCCCGCGAGATCCGCCTCGCCCTGCTCGAGGCCGATGTCTCGCTGACGGTCGTGCGTGCCTTAATCAAGAGGATCAAGGACCGTGCCCTCGGTGCCGAGGTCTCCGCCGCGCTGAACCCGGCGCAGCAGGTGGTGAAGATCGTCAACGAGGAACTCGTGCAGATCCTCGGCGGCGAGACCCGCCGACTCCAGCTGGCCAAGAACCCGCCGACGGTGATCATGCTCGCCGGCCTGCAGGGTGCGGGTAAGACCACCCTGGCAGGCAAGCTGTCCAAGCACCTGAAGAAGCAGGGCCACACCCCGATGCTGGTGGCCTGTGACCTGCAGCGACCGGGTGCGGTGCAGCAGCTGCAGATCGTCGGCGAGCGCGCCGGCGTGCCCACGTTCGCGCCGGACCCCGGGACGTCGATAGATTCCCACGAGCACGAGATGGGCACCTCCCACGGTGACCCCGTGCAGGTCGCGCAGCGGGGCATCAACGAGGCCCGCCGCACGCAGCACGACGTGGTCATCATCGATACCGCGGGTCGTCTCGGCATCGACGAGACACTCATGACTCAGGCGCGCGACATCCGCGACGCGGTCAACCCCGACGAGGTCCTCTTCGTCATCGACTCCATGATCGGCCAGGACGCGGTGCTCACCGCGGAGGCCTTCGCCCAGGGCGTCGACTTCACGGGCGTGGTGCTGACCAAGCTCGACGGCGACGCCCGCGGTGGTGCCGCGCTGTCCATCCGCGAGGTCACCGGCAAGCCCATCCTGTACGCCTCCACCGGTGAGAAGCTCGAGGACTTCGACGTCTTCCACCCGGAGCGCATGGCCAGCCGCATCCTCGGCATGGGCGACATCCTCAGCCTGATCGAGCAGGCCGAGTCCGTCTTCGACCAGGAGCAGGCCGAGTCCGCCGCCGCGAAGATCGGCAGCGGCGAGATGACGCTCAACGACTTCCTGGATCAGCTCATGATGGTCCGTCGTCTCGGCCCGCTGGGCACCATCATGAAGATGCTGCCCGGTGGCAAAGAGATGAACCAGATGGCCGACATGGTCGACGAGAAACAGCTCGACCGTATCCAGGCCATGATCCGCGGCATGACCCCCGAGGAGCGCGACAACCCGAAGATCCTCAACGCCTCGCGCCGCAAGCGCATCGCCAACGGCTCGGGTGTGTCGGTCTCTGAGCTCAACCAGCTCGTGGAACGCTTCTTCGAGGCGAAGAAGATGATGTCCCAGATGGCCGGCAAGATGGGCATGGGTGGCCCGGGCATGCAGCGCTCGGCCACCAAGAAGAAACCCAAGGGACGCAAGGGCAAGAACGGCAAGCGCAAGCCGGCGAAGTCCCGGCCGAACCAGCCGCAGATGCCGGGCGGCATGCCCGGTGGCATGGACATGAGCCAGCTGCAGAAGATGGCCGAGCAGATGGAGAGCCAGGGCGGCGGCATGCCGGGAATGCCGGGAATGCCCAAGCTCCCGGGTATGGGAGGCGGCGCCCCGAAGCCCGCGGACCAGCCGAAGGGCATGGACAACATCGACGTGAACAACCTGGACTTCAACGCCGCCATGGAGCGACTGCGCGGCAAGAAGTAA
- a CDS encoding L-lactate dehydrogenase, with protein sequence MTSFAERKVVLIGAGDVGVACAYSLINLGITDHLAIIDIDEKKLLGNVMDLNHGVVWAQSRTRVTMGTYEDCADAAIVIITAGAAQKPGETRLDLVDKNAAIMKSIVDNVMGAGFNGIFLVSTNPVDVLTYAVWKYSGLDSHRVIGSGTVLDSARFRFMLGERYEVAPSSIHAYIIGEHGDTELPVLSSATIAGVSMRRMMEKDPDLTPQLEKIFEQTRDAAYRIIDAKGSTSYGIGMGLSRITRAILENQDVALPVSAHLHGKYGQDDLYIGVPAVINRGGIRRVVELELTDHEMERFTHSANTLRQIQDRLFPAG encoded by the coding sequence ATGACGAGCTTCGCGGAAAGAAAAGTTGTTCTCATCGGTGCCGGTGACGTCGGAGTCGCCTGCGCGTACTCGCTGATCAACCTGGGAATCACCGACCACCTGGCCATCATCGACATCGACGAGAAGAAACTGCTCGGCAACGTCATGGACCTCAACCACGGCGTGGTGTGGGCACAGTCCCGCACGCGGGTGACCATGGGCACCTACGAGGACTGCGCGGACGCGGCCATCGTCATCATCACCGCCGGCGCCGCCCAGAAGCCGGGCGAGACCCGCCTGGACCTGGTGGACAAAAACGCGGCGATCATGAAGTCCATCGTGGACAACGTCATGGGGGCGGGTTTCAACGGCATCTTCCTCGTGTCCACCAACCCCGTCGACGTGCTCACCTACGCGGTGTGGAAGTACTCGGGGCTGGACTCCCACCGGGTCATCGGCTCCGGAACCGTGCTGGACTCCGCCCGCTTCCGCTTCATGCTCGGCGAGCGTTACGAGGTCGCCCCCAGCTCCATCCACGCCTACATCATCGGCGAGCACGGCGACACCGAGCTGCCCGTGCTCTCCTCCGCCACCATCGCGGGTGTGTCCATGCGGCGGATGATGGAGAAGGATCCGGATCTCACGCCGCAGCTGGAGAAGATCTTCGAGCAGACCCGCGACGCCGCCTACCGGATCATCGACGCCAAGGGGTCGACCTCCTACGGCATCGGCATGGGCCTGTCCCGCATCACCCGCGCGATCCTGGAGAACCAGGACGTGGCGCTGCCCGTCTCCGCGCACCTGCACGGCAAGTACGGGCAGGACGATCTCTACATCGGCGTTCCCGCGGTGATTAACCGCGGTGGCATCCGCCGGGTCGTCGAGCTGGAGCTCACCGATCACGAGATGGAGCGTTTCACCCACTCCGCCAACACGCTGCGGCAGATCCAGGACCGGCTCTTCCCTGCTGGTTAA
- a CDS encoding acyltransferase family protein, with translation MTAGTSAGQRTTAPSTDAYRLDLDGLRGVAIALVVIFHVFVGRVSGGVDVFLLLSGYFFLGSQLRYASRPDASLNPWWPLWRVIRRLVPALAVVLTATVLAVLLVTRQLITPELARQVTASIGYVLNWELIGQDAAYAAASVDASPLQHLWSMSVQGQFYVFAIGFGLVLTWLARTRDLSADDLRRIAGPALIAVTVVSFLWAARHGLVGTPGSYYSSFSRAWELTLGGVLALYQHKLRLPRWSAPLGVALIALTGVVVSETFVFPGPVALLPVSGAVLVILSGRRNAASRALTSPFSLWLGNIAYSLYLWHWPLLIVLTALTGREKPPVVLGIAVIAASLLLADLTFRHVESPLRQHRRRPTVTDHPVDEARASLDEIPGRARALGGIGISALVAGLLTVQPGYAALADNAADESLDPDHYPGAMAQFGADSPHAPARPEPAVAAGIFPAPGRDSCLVFLDEPTNLYPAELGGDEDCIYGDTTAERTVVIAGGSHAEPWTEPLDVLGREHGFRVVPFLRQECPIVLGAHYGVSPECETWAEGAVEHIIELDPDVVVSTSTRPLELAGLGPDIVPLGYEEFWAELDRNEITFLGLRDNPWTLNGDLEPADANYCLLDLGPDSVDECATRREFVYADADPAEGVLSGYEFATAVDTSDWFCGPVLCPPVIGNITVYRDQNHISNAFATSTAPLLWERLEPLLTGHTTRPENSVASRR, from the coding sequence GTGACGGCAGGAACTTCTGCTGGGCAGAGGACGACCGCCCCCTCGACCGACGCCTACCGCCTCGACCTGGACGGCCTGCGGGGAGTCGCCATCGCCCTGGTGGTCATCTTCCACGTGTTTGTCGGCCGGGTCTCCGGCGGCGTGGACGTGTTCCTCCTTCTCTCCGGGTACTTCTTCCTCGGTTCCCAGTTGCGTTACGCCTCCCGGCCGGATGCCAGCCTCAATCCCTGGTGGCCGCTGTGGCGAGTGATCCGCCGCCTGGTCCCCGCCCTCGCGGTGGTGCTCACCGCCACGGTGCTGGCCGTGCTGCTGGTGACCCGGCAGCTCATCACCCCGGAGCTGGCCCGCCAGGTCACCGCGAGTATCGGGTACGTGCTCAACTGGGAGCTCATCGGCCAGGACGCCGCCTACGCGGCAGCGTCCGTGGACGCCTCTCCCCTGCAGCACCTGTGGTCGATGTCGGTGCAGGGGCAGTTCTATGTCTTCGCCATCGGCTTCGGGCTCGTGCTCACCTGGCTGGCCCGCACGCGGGATCTCTCCGCCGATGACCTGCGCCGCATCGCCGGCCCGGCCCTCATCGCCGTGACCGTGGTGTCCTTCCTCTGGGCCGCCCGGCACGGGCTGGTCGGCACCCCCGGCAGCTACTACTCCTCCTTCTCCCGGGCCTGGGAACTCACTCTCGGCGGTGTCCTCGCGCTCTACCAGCACAAACTTCGCCTCCCCCGGTGGTCTGCGCCGCTGGGCGTCGCCCTGATCGCCCTGACGGGCGTCGTGGTGTCGGAGACGTTTGTGTTTCCGGGGCCGGTGGCCCTGCTCCCGGTCAGCGGCGCGGTGCTGGTGATCCTGTCGGGCAGGCGCAACGCGGCCTCCCGCGCGCTGACCTCGCCGTTCAGCCTCTGGCTGGGAAACATCGCCTACTCGCTCTACCTCTGGCACTGGCCCCTGCTCATCGTGCTCACCGCACTCACCGGCCGAGAGAAACCGCCGGTCGTCCTCGGCATTGCCGTGATCGCCGCGTCGCTGCTCCTCGCGGACCTCACCTTCCGGCACGTCGAAAGCCCCCTCCGACAGCACCGCCGACGGCCGACGGTGACAGACCACCCGGTCGACGAAGCGCGGGCCTCGCTCGACGAGATCCCCGGACGAGCCCGCGCGCTGGGCGGGATCGGGATCAGCGCCCTGGTGGCGGGCCTGCTCACCGTCCAGCCCGGGTACGCCGCGCTGGCCGACAACGCCGCCGACGAGTCCCTCGATCCCGACCACTACCCCGGGGCGATGGCCCAGTTCGGCGCGGACTCTCCGCACGCACCGGCCCGCCCGGAGCCGGCGGTCGCCGCGGGAATCTTCCCGGCGCCGGGCCGCGACAGCTGCCTGGTGTTCCTCGACGAGCCGACGAACCTCTACCCCGCCGAGCTCGGTGGCGACGAGGACTGCATCTACGGCGACACCACCGCCGAACGCACGGTGGTCATCGCCGGGGGCTCGCACGCCGAGCCGTGGACCGAACCCCTCGACGTGCTCGGCCGGGAGCACGGTTTCCGGGTCGTTCCCTTCCTGCGCCAGGAGTGCCCCATCGTCCTCGGCGCGCACTACGGCGTCTCCCCGGAGTGTGAGACGTGGGCGGAGGGTGCCGTCGAGCACATCATCGAGCTTGACCCCGACGTCGTCGTGTCCACCTCGACGCGACCCCTGGAGCTGGCCGGCCTCGGGCCCGACATCGTCCCGCTCGGCTACGAGGAGTTCTGGGCGGAGCTGGACCGCAACGAGATCACCTTCCTGGGCCTGCGCGACAACCCGTGGACGCTGAACGGCGACCTCGAACCAGCCGACGCCAACTACTGCCTGCTCGACCTGGGCCCGGACTCCGTCGACGAGTGCGCCACCCGCCGCGAGTTCGTCTACGCGGACGCCGATCCGGCGGAGGGGGTGCTGAGTGGGTATGAGTTTGCCACGGCCGTCGATACGTCCGACTGGTTCTGCGGTCCGGTGCTGTGCCCGCCGGTGATCGGCAACATCACCGTCTACCGCGACCAGAACCACATCTCCAACGCTTTTGCCACGTCCACCGCTCCCCTCCTGTGGGAGCGGCTGGAGCCGCTGCTCACCGGCCACACCACGCGGCCGGAAAATTCAGTAGCATCACGCAGGTGA
- a CDS encoding SGNH/GDSL hydrolase family protein: MRTKNQPVAAALAVLTVAALTACSPEAPENTATSAESVAAAAPLGEASASESYSNYVALGDSYASMGTKDDFKPGSPDFCNRSVDNYAATVADDEDVELAEDVTCQGSTIDNILGTRDTGEEILPPQIEAVTPDTDLITLSIGGNDLGFADIARCVNSDPTTSDCQDQLGPQMEERLSKLPSRLDDLYAAIREQHGGTMDGLTVVTTGYTPLVTGRDECEAAMEFSSRDRFWVAALTLSLDTLLGSAAERNGATFVLADNTFDDLAQHTVCAPIEDRFVDLTGDETDSYPLHPTPRGQEAMAEAVLRVI, encoded by the coding sequence GTGAGAACCAAGAACCAGCCTGTCGCCGCCGCGCTCGCCGTCCTGACCGTCGCTGCCCTGACCGCCTGCTCCCCGGAAGCTCCCGAGAACACCGCCACCTCCGCGGAATCCGTCGCCGCCGCGGCACCGCTGGGTGAGGCCTCCGCGTCCGAGTCCTACAGCAACTATGTTGCCCTTGGTGATTCCTACGCGTCCATGGGCACGAAGGACGACTTCAAGCCGGGCAGCCCGGACTTCTGCAACCGCTCCGTGGACAACTACGCCGCCACGGTAGCCGACGATGAGGACGTGGAACTCGCCGAGGACGTCACCTGCCAGGGTTCGACGATCGACAACATCCTGGGCACCCGCGACACCGGCGAGGAGATCCTCCCGCCGCAGATCGAGGCCGTCACGCCGGACACCGACCTCATCACCCTGTCGATCGGCGGCAACGACCTCGGCTTCGCGGACATCGCCCGCTGCGTCAACTCGGACCCGACCACCTCGGACTGCCAGGATCAGCTCGGACCGCAGATGGAGGAGAGACTCTCCAAGCTGCCCTCGCGTCTCGACGATCTCTACGCAGCAATCCGCGAGCAGCACGGCGGAACGATGGACGGCCTCACCGTGGTGACCACCGGATACACCCCGCTGGTGACCGGCAGGGACGAGTGCGAGGCGGCCATGGAGTTCTCCTCCCGGGACCGGTTCTGGGTCGCCGCGCTGACCCTTTCGCTGGACACCCTCCTGGGCAGCGCCGCGGAGCGCAACGGCGCGACGTTTGTTCTGGCGGACAACACCTTCGATGACCTCGCCCAGCACACCGTGTGCGCGCCGATTGAGGACCGTTTCGTCGACCTCACCGGGGACGAGACGGATTCCTACCCGCTGCATCCCACCCCGCGCGGCCAGGAGGCCATGGCGGAGGCGGTGCTGCGCGTCATCTAG
- a CDS encoding ammonium transporter — protein MTAEQTAAASGDTSWMLISASLVLLMTPALALFYGGMSSRRNVLNMMMMSFGALGLVSVIYVLWGWSMSYGTQSLGGIVANPFESFGLSGQITDEAGNYVEGASGYPNIVDIGFQLTFAVISSAIISGALAGRVKFSTWLVFTGVWVTLVYFPLAHMVWGGGILSHSEHSLASWVFGLTDGEATIHPIDFAGGTVVHISAGTAALVLALVVGKREGFPLMVQRPHNLPMVMLGAGLLWFGWFGFNAGSAFHADGLAGLAWVNTTVAAAAAMLGWLGVERLRDRTGTSLGAASGLVAGLVSITPAAGNVSPLGAIILGAIGGVLACLGVGLKYRFGFDDSLDVVGVHLVAGLWGTIGLAFVATDDGVFTGGGVDGLKLLFVQFMIAAVAVLFAGVITLLIALALKATMGWRIAPEAEFEGIDFHEHRETSYDVTGRAGGGGGFALAGLVKDHADHAAQPAQPVQTEAPATQQKESLS, from the coding sequence ATGACAGCGGAACAGACGGCGGCGGCCTCCGGAGACACCAGCTGGATGCTCATATCCGCATCCCTCGTGCTCCTCATGACGCCCGCGCTCGCACTCTTCTACGGCGGCATGAGCTCACGCCGCAACGTGCTCAACATGATGATGATGTCCTTCGGCGCCCTCGGCCTCGTCTCAGTCATCTACGTGCTGTGGGGATGGTCCATGTCCTACGGAACACAGTCCCTCGGCGGGATCGTGGCCAACCCCTTCGAGTCCTTCGGGCTCAGCGGGCAGATCACCGACGAGGCCGGCAACTATGTCGAAGGCGCCTCCGGCTACCCCAACATCGTCGACATCGGCTTCCAGCTCACCTTCGCCGTCATTTCTTCGGCGATCATCTCCGGTGCTCTGGCTGGACGCGTGAAGTTCTCCACCTGGCTCGTGTTCACCGGCGTGTGGGTCACCCTCGTCTACTTCCCGCTGGCGCACATGGTGTGGGGCGGCGGCATCCTCTCCCACTCCGAGCACTCCCTGGCCAGCTGGGTCTTCGGGCTCACCGACGGCGAGGCCACCATCCATCCCATCGACTTCGCCGGCGGCACCGTCGTCCATATCTCCGCGGGTACGGCGGCACTCGTCCTGGCCCTCGTGGTGGGCAAGCGCGAGGGATTCCCGCTGATGGTGCAGCGCCCGCACAACCTGCCCATGGTCATGCTCGGCGCGGGCCTCCTGTGGTTCGGCTGGTTCGGCTTCAACGCCGGCTCCGCCTTCCACGCCGACGGCCTCGCGGGCCTGGCCTGGGTCAACACCACCGTCGCCGCGGCGGCCGCCATGCTCGGCTGGCTCGGGGTGGAGCGCCTGCGCGACCGCACCGGAACCTCTCTCGGTGCAGCCTCCGGCCTGGTCGCCGGCCTGGTGAGCATCACCCCGGCCGCCGGCAACGTGTCCCCGCTCGGCGCGATCATCCTCGGCGCCATCGGCGGTGTGCTCGCGTGCCTCGGTGTCGGGCTGAAATACCGCTTCGGCTTCGACGACTCCCTCGACGTCGTCGGCGTGCACCTGGTCGCCGGACTCTGGGGCACCATCGGCCTGGCGTTCGTCGCCACCGATGACGGCGTGTTCACCGGGGGAGGAGTGGACGGGCTGAAGCTGCTCTTCGTCCAGTTCATGATCGCCGCCGTGGCCGTCCTCTTCGCCGGAGTGATCACCCTGCTCATCGCGCTCGCACTGAAGGCGACCATGGGCTGGCGCATCGCCCCGGAGGCCGAGTTCGAGGGCATCGACTTCCACGAGCACCGCGAGACCTCCTACGACGTCACCGGGCGCGCCGGCGGCGGCGGGGGATTCGCCCTGGCCGGTCTGGTGAAGGATCATGCTGATCACGCCGCCCAGCCTGCCCAGCCTGTCCAGACAGAAGCACCCGCTACCCAGCAGAAAGAGAGCCTGTCATGA